The following coding sequences lie in one Pontibacter sp. G13 genomic window:
- a CDS encoding response regulator transcription factor, with amino-acid sequence MPDKIQVLLVDDHPIYRDGLQMTLEMDDEIEVVGMAGNGAEALAFLSSQNADIVLLDISMPVMNGLETAPKIISSFPNCEILMLTVSNEPQMAMEFLNLDVGGYLLKEAKGRDIIQAIKKVYRGAHVYEESIMKKIELEKSKADKPERIEIALTGQERKVLKHIVEGYTSPDIANILDIQATTVREYRKNLMAKFGVRNAAALVREAIRLGYVDLDNLDTLDE; translated from the coding sequence ATGCCTGATAAGATTCAAGTACTTCTCGTAGATGATCATCCCATCTATCGTGATGGGTTACAGATGACCCTAGAGATGGACGATGAAATTGAAGTAGTCGGAATGGCAGGAAATGGTGCTGAAGCACTGGCTTTCCTCAGTAGCCAAAATGCAGACATTGTCTTGCTGGATATCAGCATGCCTGTCATGAATGGCTTAGAGACTGCTCCCAAAATCATCAGTTCGTTTCCTAACTGTGAAATTCTCATGTTGACCGTTTCCAACGAACCGCAGATGGCCATGGAATTTCTCAATTTAGATGTGGGAGGATATCTATTGAAGGAAGCAAAAGGGCGTGATATCATTCAGGCGATCAAAAAGGTATATCGGGGCGCCCACGTATATGAAGAAAGCATCATGAAAAAAATCGAACTGGAGAAGTCGAAAGCCGACAAGCCAGAGCGGATTGAGATCGCACTCACTGGCCAGGAACGAAAAGTACTCAAGCACATTGTCGAAGGGTATACCAGCCCTGACATCGCCAATATTCTGGATATTCAAGCAACCACAGTCAGGGAGTACCGCAAAAATCTCATGGCTAAGTTTGGGGTCCGGAATGCAGCAGCACTCGTCCGAGAAGCGATCAGATTGGGGTATGTGGACCTCGATAATCTGGATACCCTCGATGAATGA
- a CDS encoding ATP-binding protein, which translates to MKSLFASLGFLFLGLGSIAGQSPDQDARILVDSAWAALEESFDIDAGLTFGTQGLNLAVSQGDSTAVAYASVCLAYLYSNTDEPQIGYSYMNRAFHIRVKSSNEREALRAYGSAISFYSNIYELDSAFHYASLWEANRSMVECCQGLVDSMQLVIADMYMANYQEEFAKEAFESVISRSKGCTWVSIRARVGMMGYLVVTENHEEVLRRAKALEECVRSFGDSLQLLDMLLLQLQVHVLDSSSIEDYEPILDEVEQIMEAGDFQYYGQLELNILSYLNAKIQRDLMGDYDSLSVSTDLNKLASVCANIQDYRILETVYWVSGAAWEELGEMDSALLYLYYHSDAKDSVMYMNSQDAIAKHETDIARVHAKQKQKELRLWQGIGGTIMLLIFALSAGWIGWNRQKMKLAVSEMKTLNKERVLHALHVAQEKERKEIAEDLHDSVAPDILGISRYLEILQSGTASDELWGKVKDYTQQTSQRVRNMSHDLFSSSLNYLSLPQATQALLDRKAEALPFKLELRVTGSWTDPMAKWAKIDLYRIIESSLQNAIKHADPNQVIIFLDRSDEILTLEITDDGKGFDPAKASEGDGIGFMTLDARVRRLGAQYDLKTSPGAGTCIRVQGNWHPEGAKPTDDLGWIADLD; encoded by the coding sequence ATGAAAAGCTTGTTTGCCAGCTTAGGATTTCTGTTCCTCGGATTGGGATCTATAGCGGGACAGTCTCCCGACCAAGACGCGAGGATTCTAGTGGATTCAGCTTGGGCTGCATTGGAGGAGAGTTTTGATATTGATGCTGGACTGACTTTTGGGACCCAGGGCTTAAATCTGGCTGTCTCTCAAGGAGATTCGACTGCGGTGGCATACGCCTCAGTGTGTCTGGCTTACCTATATTCAAATACCGATGAGCCACAAATTGGCTATTCCTACATGAATCGGGCTTTTCATATTCGAGTGAAATCTTCCAATGAGCGTGAGGCTCTAAGAGCGTATGGTTCGGCTATTTCCTTCTATTCGAATATTTACGAGTTGGATTCTGCTTTTCACTACGCATCGCTTTGGGAGGCCAACCGTTCTATGGTCGAATGCTGCCAAGGACTGGTAGATTCTATGCAGTTGGTCATAGCGGATATGTATATGGCCAACTACCAGGAGGAATTCGCCAAAGAAGCTTTTGAATCCGTCATTTCCCGAAGCAAGGGATGCACCTGGGTGTCCATTCGGGCAAGGGTAGGGATGATGGGATACTTGGTGGTAACCGAAAACCATGAAGAGGTGTTGAGAAGAGCTAAGGCCTTGGAGGAATGTGTGCGCTCATTTGGAGACTCCTTACAGTTGTTGGACATGTTGCTCTTACAACTTCAGGTCCATGTTTTGGATAGTTCCTCGATAGAGGATTATGAACCCATTCTAGATGAGGTAGAGCAAATCATGGAGGCAGGAGATTTTCAATACTACGGTCAGTTAGAGCTGAATATCCTTTCATACCTCAATGCGAAGATTCAGCGAGATCTCATGGGGGACTATGACTCTCTGTCTGTCTCCACTGATTTGAATAAGCTAGCGAGTGTGTGTGCAAACATTCAAGATTACAGGATATTGGAGACGGTGTACTGGGTTTCGGGAGCGGCGTGGGAAGAACTGGGAGAAATGGATAGCGCACTATTGTATCTCTACTATCATTCGGATGCCAAAGACTCTGTCATGTATATGAATTCGCAGGATGCTATCGCCAAACATGAAACCGACATAGCCAGGGTCCATGCTAAGCAAAAGCAAAAGGAGCTGAGACTCTGGCAGGGGATTGGAGGCACTATCATGCTCTTGATATTCGCACTTTCAGCTGGTTGGATAGGCTGGAATCGGCAAAAGATGAAATTGGCCGTTAGTGAAATGAAGACCTTGAATAAAGAACGAGTGCTTCATGCGCTTCATGTCGCGCAGGAAAAAGAGCGAAAAGAGATTGCCGAAGATCTACATGATTCTGTTGCGCCCGACATATTGGGCATCAGTAGGTATCTCGAGATTTTACAATCCGGGACCGCTTCCGATGAGCTTTGGGGAAAGGTGAAAGACTATACCCAGCAAACTTCTCAGCGTGTGCGGAATATGTCCCATGACCTTTTTTCTAGCTCACTGAACTACCTGAGCCTCCCGCAAGCTACCCAAGCTCTCCTGGATAGAAAGGCCGAGGCATTGCCATTCAAGCTGGAGTTGAGAGTTACCGGAAGTTGGACAGATCCGATGGCCAAATGGGCCAAGATCGATCTCTATCGAATCATCGAATCTTCCCTCCAAAATGCGATCAAGCATGCCGATCCCAACCAAGTGATCATCTTTTTGGATCGCTCCGACGAGATCCTAACGCTCGAAATTACCGATGATGGCAAAGGCTTTGATCCCGCAAAAGCCTCGGAAGGGGATGGAATAGGCTTCATGACCTTGGATGCTCGTGTGAGACGACTGGGCGCTCAATATGACCTGAAAACCTCGCCGGGAGCAGGCACCTGTATCCGAGTTCAAGGAAACTGGCATCCCGAAGGAGCTAAACCCACTGATGACCTTGGCTGGATCGCAGATCTGGACTAA